A section of the Mycoplasmopsis synoviae ATCC 25204 genome encodes:
- a CDS encoding serine/threonine-protein kinase: MNNSNIINDSNVYKKYEIISPLGEGGYANVFKIKSKFNNKYYALKYLNIQNKNSEFERFTNEAHLIKNLNTEYVPKIFEFYKDTKEAYMVLELINGSLVSEKLKAHGRINVKDAVQIIKSIAYAVQEIHSHKIIHRDIKSDNIYITIDGKIKIIDFGISIEDDVDQQRFTRESSVACSPFFMAPEIVNRNKPINKSVDIYAIGILFYEMITGKVPFKGKTASETIKKHLSSEIPNPQSEVEEIPNSVVNIIYKALQKDPEKRYKSTLDLIFDLENSLNPKFLNQSLFNPKNLQEKKNFSWFIQSKFFLVSIFSFIALCFIGIFVLLHFFGVY; this comes from the coding sequence ATGAATAATAGCAATATTATCAATGATTCCAACGTTTATAAAAAATATGAAATTATCTCTCCTCTTGGAGAAGGCGGATACGCCAATGTTTTTAAAATAAAAAGCAAATTTAACAACAAATACTACGCTTTAAAATATTTAAATATTCAAAATAAAAATAGTGAATTCGAGCGCTTTACAAACGAAGCGCATTTAATTAAAAATTTAAATACCGAATACGTTCCAAAAATTTTTGAATTTTATAAAGACACCAAAGAAGCTTATATGGTTCTTGAATTAATTAATGGCAGCTTAGTTTCAGAAAAGCTAAAAGCTCACGGTAGAATAAATGTTAAAGATGCGGTTCAAATCATTAAATCAATTGCATATGCTGTGCAAGAAATTCATAGCCATAAAATAATTCATAGAGACATTAAAAGCGATAATATCTACATTACAATTGATGGAAAAATCAAAATAATAGATTTTGGTATTTCAATTGAAGATGATGTCGATCAACAAAGATTTACAAGAGAAAGCTCAGTTGCTTGTTCTCCATTTTTTATGGCACCAGAAATTGTAAATAGAAATAAGCCAATTAATAAATCAGTAGATATTTACGCTATTGGAATTTTATTTTACGAAATGATAACTGGCAAGGTTCCTTTCAAAGGAAAAACCGCTAGTGAAACTATTAAAAAACATCTTTCAAGCGAAATTCCAAATCCTCAATCAGAAGTAGAAGAAATTCCAAATTCTGTTGTTAATATAATTTATAAAGCTCTCCAAAAAGACCCTGAAAAAAGATATAAAAGCACTTTAGATTTAATCTTTGATTTAGAAAATTCACTAAATCCTAAATTTTTAAATCAAAGTTTATTTAATCCTAAAAATTTACAAGAAAAGAAAAATTTTTCTTGATTTATTCAAAGTAAATTTTTTCTAGTATCTATTTTTAGTTTTATCGCGCTTTGTTTTATTGGAATTTTTGTGCTACTGCATTTTTTTGGAGTTTATTAG
- the rpmG gene encoding 50S ribosomal protein L33 has translation MAREGFTLECTSCKMQNYISKKNKKLHPEKVELSKYCSKCSKHSVHKERK, from the coding sequence ATGGCACGTGAAGGTTTTACGTTAGAATGTACAAGTTGCAAAATGCAAAATTACATTTCTAAGAAAAATAAAAAATTACATCCTGAAAAAGTTGAACTTTCTAAGTATTGTTCAAAATGCTCAAAACATTCTGTTCACAAAGAAAGAAAATAA
- the rsgA gene encoding ribosome small subunit-dependent GTPase A, whose amino-acid sequence MNRVFELFGQTANVCDLENNCKLLPFAGRLKKLKITPKVGDIVEVENDLITDIKPRKNELIRPKVANIDQVLVFLSVKEPDFSSFLLDKYLAIVESKNIDLIIFLTKSDLDLELANHWKQKYEMQNYKVFLLSSNDNNYDEIKKLFDKKFSIVMGQSGVGKTTFINNISNNNYKTQQISKSLSRGKHTTTSAKIISFLNGFLIDSPGFSSLDVEKEINLNKSYLNFKELAKLCEFKDCMHNFEKNCNVKLNLNSNLVPEFRYKNYLKLLKEQNERK is encoded by the coding sequence GTGAATAGAGTTTTTGAATTATTTGGTCAAACTGCTAATGTTTGTGATCTTGAAAATAACTGCAAACTACTTCCATTTGCAGGAAGATTAAAAAAGTTAAAAATAACTCCTAAAGTTGGCGATATCGTAGAAGTTGAAAATGATTTAATTACCGATATAAAACCAAGAAAAAATGAATTAATTAGACCAAAGGTAGCTAATATTGATCAAGTGCTTGTTTTTTTATCAGTTAAAGAACCTGACTTTTCATCGTTTTTACTTGATAAATATTTAGCAATTGTAGAAAGCAAAAATATTGATTTAATAATTTTTCTAACTAAATCAGATTTAGATTTAGAGCTAGCAAATCATTGAAAACAAAAATACGAGATGCAAAATTACAAAGTTTTTTTGCTTTCAAGTAACGATAATAATTACGATGAAATTAAAAAGTTATTTGATAAAAAGTTTTCAATAGTGATGGGCCAAAGCGGAGTTGGTAAAACTACTTTTATTAACAATATTTCAAATAATAATTACAAAACTCAGCAAATTTCAAAAAGCCTTTCAAGAGGAAAACATACCACTACTTCAGCTAAAATAATTTCATTTTTAAATGGATTTTTAATAGACTCACCAGGATTTTCATCGCTTGATGTTGAAAAAGAAATAAACTTAAATAAAAGTTATTTAAATTTTAAAGAGCTTGCTAAATTATGCGAATTTAAAGATTGTATGCATAACTTTGAAAAAAATTGCAACGTTAAATTAAATTTAAATTCAAATTTAGTGCCTGAATTTAGATATAAAAATTATTTAAAGCTGTTAAAGGAACAAAATGAAAGAAAATAG
- a CDS encoding GAF domain-containing protein: protein MLVQQYKSLIADEVKIYSILANTSAFIYQNFKNLNWAGFYLAEGEVLYLSSFQGKIACTQIPFSRGVCGKAAREQKTIVVDDVHEFKDHIACDSASNSEVVIPIIVNSKLYGVLDLDSPLKSNFKDKEIVLTLEKIATELANKIKELL, encoded by the coding sequence ATGTTAGTTCAACAATATAAATCCTTAATTGCAGATGAAGTTAAAATTTATTCTATTTTAGCTAACACATCTGCTTTTATTTATCAAAATTTTAAAAATTTAAACTGAGCTGGTTTTTATTTAGCTGAAGGTGAAGTTTTATATTTATCATCATTTCAAGGAAAAATCGCCTGCACACAAATTCCATTTTCTAGAGGAGTTTGTGGTAAAGCAGCGCGCGAACAAAAAACTATAGTAGTCGATGACGTTCATGAATTTAAAGATCACATTGCCTGCGATAGCGCTTCTAATTCTGAAGTTGTAATTCCTATAATTGTTAATTCAAAATTATATGGAGTTTTAGATTTAGACTCTCCTTTAAAATCTAATTTTAAAGATAAAGAGATTGTTTTAACTCTTGAAAAAATAGCAACCGAGCTAGCAAACAAAATAAAGGAACTTTTATAA
- a CDS encoding deoxyribonuclease IV, with amino-acid sequence MIKLGSHVSFKKPNYLAGAAGESINNKANTMMIYLGAPQTTKRVEFELYKKQEYLDFYAKDIPAEDIIVHAPYIINPANPTKAKFSCDFLIQEINRMNYINAKYLVLHPGAYTEFAPQEALDQLVKSLTHILSKTKDVVICIETMAGKGTEIGINFEQISYLINKLNSDRIAICLDTCHLWDAGYNLKDYQSFKDELKKWNLLKHVKVIHLNDSKNELSSHKDRHANIDQGHIGLETLAKFVHDKDFDNIPIILETPYVDNKPIYDVEIQMLLNKKP; translated from the coding sequence ATGATTAAGCTAGGAAGTCACGTTTCATTTAAAAAACCAAATTATTTAGCAGGCGCAGCCGGTGAAAGCATTAACAATAAAGCCAACACCATGATGATATATCTAGGCGCTCCGCAAACTACTAAAAGAGTTGAATTTGAGCTATATAAAAAACAAGAATATCTTGATTTTTATGCTAAAGATATTCCTGCTGAAGATATAATAGTTCATGCGCCTTATATAATTAATCCTGCCAATCCTACTAAGGCTAAATTTTCTTGTGATTTTTTAATCCAAGAAATAAATAGAATGAATTATATAAATGCTAAGTATTTAGTTCTTCACCCTGGAGCTTATACAGAATTTGCTCCTCAGGAAGCTTTGGATCAGCTTGTTAAAAGCTTAACTCATATACTTTCTAAAACTAAAGACGTGGTTATTTGCATTGAAACCATGGCCGGTAAAGGTACTGAAATAGGAATTAATTTCGAACAAATTTCTTATTTAATAAACAAGCTTAACTCAGATAGAATTGCGATATGCTTAGATACTTGTCATTTATGAGATGCAGGTTATAATTTAAAAGATTATCAAAGCTTTAAAGATGAGCTAAAGAAATGAAATCTTTTAAAACATGTAAAAGTAATTCATTTAAATGATTCTAAAAATGAATTATCATCGCATAAAGATCGTCATGCAAATATCGATCAAGGCCACATTGGACTTGAAACCTTGGCAAAATTTGTTCATGATAAAGATTTTGATAATATTCCTATAATTTTAGAAACTCCCTACGTTGATAATAAACCTATCTACGATGTGGAAATTCAAATGTTATTAAATAAAAAACCATAA
- a CDS encoding ribulose-phosphate 3-epimerase: MKENRNKLVTPSILNVEKEKRIDYVNSLIDLGISWFHYDVMDAKFVENTAIEVDEIIKISKKTKSHIKDVHLMVENPYEYVDKLKDYVDIFTFHYESIENDLDKFEEFLDLNKHNLRIGLAINPETDVERVFPFLEKLTLVLVMSVNPGKGGQAFIESALDKIKKLKFERLNLRKNYEYLIQVDGGINNLTGPKCFKKGANLCVVGTFLVKSPTKETINSIFK, from the coding sequence ATGAAAGAAAATAGAAATAAACTAGTAACTCCTAGCATTTTAAATGTCGAAAAAGAAAAAAGAATTGATTACGTTAATTCTTTAATTGATTTAGGAATTTCATGATTTCACTATGATGTAATGGATGCTAAATTTGTAGAAAATACAGCAATCGAAGTTGATGAAATAATTAAAATTTCTAAAAAAACTAAAAGCCATATTAAAGATGTTCATTTAATGGTTGAAAATCCTTATGAATATGTCGATAAATTAAAAGACTATGTCGATATATTTACATTTCACTATGAATCCATTGAAAATGATTTAGATAAATTTGAAGAATTTTTAGATTTAAACAAACATAATTTAAGAATAGGGCTAGCCATTAATCCTGAAACTGATGTTGAAAGAGTATTTCCATTTTTAGAAAAATTAACTTTAGTTTTAGTAATGTCGGTTAATCCTGGTAAAGGCGGGCAAGCCTTTATAGAATCTGCTTTAGATAAAATTAAAAAACTTAAATTTGAAAGACTTAATTTAAGAAAAAATTATGAATACTTGATTCAAGTAGATGGTGGAATTAATAATTTAACAGGTCCTAAATGCTTTAAAAAAGGTGCTAATTTATGTGTGGTTGGAACCTTTTTAGTTAAAAGTCCAACTAAAGAGACTATCAATTCTATATTTAAATAA
- the gmk gene encoding guanylate kinase, with protein MNKKKKSIVIFTGPSGVGKGTVEQLVFNYDELNLSLSCSATTRSPRGGETNGIHYYFISKEEFKDRIKNKKFLEYSFHFDNYYGTLYSELDNIIARNKVPFLEIETNGAKIIAQKMQKLKNPPYNLITIFLSPPSITDIYKRIKNRGTENAQTIKNRVNKAKEELLEDGNFKYVVYNDRPERAAQEIREILHKELDID; from the coding sequence ATGAATAAGAAAAAGAAAAGCATAGTAATTTTTACAGGTCCATCAGGTGTTGGAAAAGGAACAGTTGAACAACTTGTTTTTAACTATGATGAACTTAACTTATCTTTATCTTGTTCAGCGACTACTAGAAGTCCAAGAGGTGGTGAAACTAATGGTATTCACTACTATTTTATTTCTAAAGAAGAATTCAAAGACAGGATTAAAAATAAAAAGTTTTTAGAATACTCTTTTCATTTTGACAATTATTATGGAACTTTATACAGCGAGCTTGATAATATAATTGCTCGTAATAAAGTTCCATTTTTAGAAATTGAAACCAATGGCGCAAAAATAATTGCCCAAAAAATGCAAAAACTTAAAAATCCTCCTTATAATTTAATTACAATATTTTTATCTCCTCCAAGTATTACTGATATTTATAAAAGAATTAAAAACAGAGGAACCGAAAACGCTCAAACTATTAAAAATAGAGTAAATAAAGCTAAAGAAGAGCTGCTTGAGGATGGTAATTTTAAATACGTAGTTTATAATGACAGACCTGAAAGAGCAGCGCAAGAAATAAGAGAAATTCTTCACAAGGAGTTAGACATTGATTAG
- a CDS encoding PP2C family protein-serine/threonine phosphatase: MISLKSISITGAYRKKNDDRVSHFENDDFLVALVCDGMGGHLHGDIAAEETAKIFTNQFSKNFSYISFQETSLWLKNVVNLVKKRFKDLIKSDFSKERMGTTLTGVLILKKIQKIIVFHIGDSRCYFYTKEKKLVQITQDHSYENKLLSTGISLEEAKSNPKGRLLTSVLSLKNKITFNIYDLDQIDYAKVDKIILTSDGAHEFISSEEFKAELKSSSSEKIANSLVEIAQKNDSTDNISCIVINLGE; this comes from the coding sequence TTGATTAGTCTTAAAAGCATTTCAATTACAGGTGCATACCGTAAAAAAAATGATGATAGAGTAAGTCACTTTGAAAATGACGATTTTTTAGTCGCTCTTGTCTGTGATGGAATGGGTGGACATTTACATGGTGATATCGCTGCCGAAGAAACTGCAAAAATTTTTACTAATCAATTTAGCAAAAATTTTAGCTATATTTCCTTTCAAGAAACTTCGCTGTGACTTAAAAACGTAGTTAATTTAGTTAAAAAAAGATTTAAAGATTTAATTAAATCTGACTTTTCAAAAGAAAGAATGGGAACTACTTTAACTGGAGTTTTAATTCTTAAAAAAATTCAAAAAATAATAGTTTTTCACATCGGTGATAGTAGATGTTATTTTTACACTAAAGAAAAAAAACTAGTTCAAATAACTCAAGATCACTCTTATGAAAATAAACTTTTAAGCACTGGAATTTCTTTAGAAGAAGCTAAAAGCAATCCTAAAGGAAGACTTTTAACTAGCGTTTTATCTTTAAAAAATAAAATCACTTTTAACATTTACGATCTAGATCAAATCGATTATGCTAAAGTAGATAAAATCATTTTAACAAGTGATGGTGCTCATGAATTTATCTCTAGCGAAGAATTCAAAGCTGAGCTTAAATCTTCATCAAGTGAAAAAATTGCTAATTCTCTTGTTGAAATTGCACAAAAAAATGACTCAACAGATAACATTAGCTGTATTGTTATAAACCTTGGAGAGTAA
- a CDS encoding MAG0110 family membrane protein codes for MNFEQKNNLNSLHVDVDKDYKFLISSKKTQGQFYGLVFMFFALAFSVFVALTISIYHSVFNAIVNGVDNAFTRFMKEKPFVVYGLVLGLFVAYFIVIWFLRKFSWKSLIFSYPVVVLFFSVMISMALVVYSINPDWNRATTSYKNPPITVPLVLMFAPMLVLFFLGVFSYYGLFDLTKLMRVSGFLLAVFLILTVIGIFAVGPVYGTINVAISIIGIAIISISTIYTFNRILTDSKNLAFFSKHEFIARAAGYGIELFISYANILWFLIRIMMKFKK; via the coding sequence ATGAATTTTGAACAAAAAAATAATTTAAATTCTTTACACGTAGATGTTGATAAAGACTATAAATTTTTAATTTCTTCTAAGAAAACACAAGGGCAATTTTATGGGCTTGTGTTTATGTTTTTTGCATTAGCATTTAGCGTGTTTGTTGCACTAACTATTTCTATTTATCATAGTGTTTTTAATGCGATAGTTAATGGTGTAGATAACGCCTTTACTCGCTTTATGAAAGAAAAACCATTTGTAGTATATGGACTAGTTCTTGGATTATTTGTTGCCTATTTTATAGTTATTTGATTCTTAAGAAAATTTAGCTGAAAATCGCTGATATTTAGTTATCCGGTTGTAGTTTTATTTTTCTCTGTAATGATTTCTATGGCACTGGTTGTATATTCAATTAATCCAGATTGAAATAGAGCAACTACTAGCTATAAAAATCCTCCTATCACAGTGCCATTGGTATTAATGTTTGCGCCAATGCTTGTGTTATTTTTCCTTGGAGTATTTTCATATTATGGTTTATTTGATTTAACCAAACTTATGAGAGTTTCAGGATTTTTACTTGCAGTATTTTTAATTCTTACAGTAATTGGAATATTTGCAGTAGGCCCTGTATATGGAACTATAAACGTTGCTATTTCAATAATAGGAATTGCAATAATTTCAATTAGCACTATTTACACTTTTAATAGAATACTAACCGATTCAAAAAACCTTGCATTCTTTTCAAAACATGAATTTATCGCAAGAGCTGCTGGATATGGAATTGAATTATTTATTAGCTATGCAAATATCTTATGATTCCTAATTAGAATTATGATGAAATTTAAAAAGTAA
- a CDS encoding DUF3137 domain-containing protein — MKNVSEFTNFKNFYEKLHSNIKAHYNKEINDLYKRLNLKKKLKVFYSLMGVFIAIAVALLITVIVLYKKEGFSFVIVFLALAMFAFGGLAYLMFFFADKYKERFNITVAKMLNKRVIYKEAFALLDEQFSYDEEYPKQYRDTLNEVTVVELKKLIRPILFKLKADLETIGDEEKITLSPSHDAYFVNMDIKVEVQKNRNNSPVYKFLKTTLLKIDTKNLGDKGFAFAAAFENSKLIKEYNDLFKSFRLQKVKLESDAFNKTFNAYTNDEVKLRIMYTPLAMENMVKLHQNSKSVQKISNLVMISDGSAIYFVFTADMGFMEINWEKDYSNPDQLLRAIINDVALDIYNLYILISYAYIPYYLK; from the coding sequence ATGAAAAACGTTTCAGAATTTACAAATTTTAAAAATTTTTATGAAAAACTTCACTCAAATATAAAAGCGCATTACAATAAAGAAATTAACGATCTTTACAAAAGACTAAATCTAAAAAAGAAATTAAAAGTTTTCTATTCTTTAATGGGTGTTTTTATTGCAATAGCTGTAGCATTACTAATTACAGTTATAGTTTTATATAAAAAAGAAGGATTTTCATTTGTAATTGTATTTTTAGCATTGGCTATGTTTGCCTTTGGTGGACTTGCTTATTTAATGTTTTTCTTTGCAGACAAATACAAAGAAAGATTTAATATTACTGTTGCAAAAATGCTAAATAAACGAGTAATTTATAAAGAAGCATTTGCTCTTCTTGATGAACAATTTAGCTATGACGAAGAATATCCAAAACAATATAGAGATACATTAAATGAAGTTACAGTTGTAGAACTTAAAAAACTAATTAGACCAATTTTATTTAAACTTAAAGCTGATTTAGAAACAATCGGTGATGAGGAAAAAATTACTCTTTCTCCAAGCCATGATGCATATTTTGTAAACATGGACATTAAAGTGGAAGTTCAAAAAAATAGAAATAATAGCCCTGTGTATAAATTTTTAAAAACAACTCTTTTAAAAATTGATACTAAAAATTTAGGTGATAAAGGTTTTGCATTTGCCGCTGCTTTTGAAAATTCAAAATTAATCAAAGAATATAACGACTTATTTAAAAGCTTTAGATTGCAAAAAGTAAAACTAGAATCAGATGCTTTCAATAAAACCTTTAATGCATATACAAACGATGAAGTAAAACTAAGAATTATGTATACACCGCTTGCTATGGAAAACATGGTCAAGCTTCATCAAAATTCTAAAAGCGTTCAAAAGATTTCAAATCTAGTGATGATATCAGATGGAAGCGCAATTTATTTCGTCTTTACAGCTGACATGGGATTTATGGAAATTAACTGAGAAAAAGATTATTCAAATCCTGATCAACTTTTAAGAGCAATTATAAATGACGTAGCTTTAGATATTTACAATCTTTACATTCTAATATCTTACGCATACATTCCTTACTATCTTAAGTAA
- a CDS encoding potassium channel family protein, whose translation MFLLKYIKNNKALIFKNLSIIVWSDSIVNGLEKRVTDQRIRFLRKLYAFVIVFISLSSFLTFINPNDNFRTAFNAVIAITQVVSFFVFLFDYASHWVTFYTRKNTQNWSRLKTLLRYPISFPGIVILICLLSSLNVLQILNNSIEIPPYLNFFKSLNFAKIFRILFCLKLIAGIAYIFDAFKEQKKVLLYLFWLSIIFILLFGLVILNNEVQELNLVQMNWLKENNIDPSDTAKYLNDPSYKALSNGYITNFFDTIYFMTITLTTIGYGDLTPHSPVSKFVVMLAAILGVAIIAIPSGVIAGSFLNLLQSHFKDKKKEKQEAKKQALKDKEALEAKATKAEKNTEKTHLDENNLWLS comes from the coding sequence ATGTTTTTACTTAAATATATTAAAAATAACAAAGCTTTAATTTTTAAAAATCTGTCAATAATTGTTTGATCAGATTCAATAGTTAACGGTCTTGAAAAAAGAGTTACTGATCAGAGAATTCGTTTCTTAAGAAAACTATACGCTTTTGTTATTGTCTTCATTTCATTATCATCATTTTTAACTTTTATCAATCCTAATGATAATTTTAGAACAGCCTTTAATGCAGTAATTGCAATTACACAAGTTGTTTCGTTTTTCGTATTTTTATTTGATTATGCAAGTCACTGAGTTACATTTTATACTCGTAAAAATACGCAAAATTGATCAAGGCTAAAAACGTTGCTTAGATATCCAATTTCATTTCCTGGAATAGTTATTTTAATTTGCCTTTTATCTTCGCTAAACGTTTTACAGATTTTAAATAATTCAATTGAAATTCCCCCTTATTTAAATTTTTTTAAATCACTAAACTTTGCCAAAATTTTTAGAATTTTATTTTGCCTTAAATTAATAGCTGGAATAGCTTATATCTTTGACGCATTCAAAGAACAAAAGAAAGTGCTGCTATATTTATTTTGACTTTCAATAATATTTATTCTTTTATTTGGTCTTGTGATATTAAACAATGAAGTTCAAGAGCTTAATCTTGTTCAAATGAATTGATTAAAAGAAAATAATATTGATCCTAGCGATACTGCTAAGTATCTAAATGATCCAAGTTACAAAGCGCTTTCAAATGGTTATATTACAAACTTCTTTGACACTATATATTTCATGACCATTACTTTAACTACTATAGGTTATGGAGATTTAACTCCGCATTCACCAGTAAGTAAATTTGTGGTAATGCTAGCAGCTATTTTAGGAGTGGCAATTATAGCAATTCCTTCCGGGGTTATTGCAGGTTCATTTTTAAACTTACTTCAAAGTCATTTTAAAGACAAAAAGAAAGAAAAACAAGAAGCCAAAAAACAAGCTCTTAAAGATAAAGAAGCTTTAGAGGCTAAAGCTACTAAAGCAGAAAAAAATACTGAGAAAACACATCTTGATGAAAATAATTTATGATTAAGCTAG
- a CDS encoding LemA family protein — protein sequence MSNLFDPRAAQSSEGFSPNVDNSVKPAHVTKPQNVLWFALYIFIAPAIFDMVFRNQFNRMQNEINENASLIQIQLAKRADTLTKLVEQVRSYKDFEKETYAEVAKLRNLTSQPSAVENGAEIERLNNSVFGRLMAVAENYPELKASSLYKDLMENTAYLEREIAASRRLYNSKVTEFNKLLFTFPRNSVASRMKLTTFPLFAASEKQLADVSMDRLN from the coding sequence ATGTCAAATTTATTTGATCCAAGAGCGGCACAAAGCTCAGAGGGATTTTCACCAAATGTTGATAATTCTGTAAAGCCAGCCCACGTTACCAAGCCACAAAATGTATTGTGATTTGCATTATATATTTTCATTGCTCCTGCTATTTTTGACATGGTTTTTAGAAACCAATTCAATAGAATGCAAAATGAAATTAATGAAAATGCATCACTTATTCAAATTCAACTTGCAAAAAGAGCTGACACTTTAACAAAACTTGTAGAACAAGTTAGAAGCTATAAAGACTTTGAAAAAGAAACATACGCAGAAGTTGCTAAATTAAGAAACCTAACAAGTCAACCTAGCGCTGTTGAAAACGGAGCTGAAATTGAAAGATTAAACAATTCAGTTTTTGGAAGACTTATGGCTGTTGCTGAAAATTATCCAGAACTTAAAGCAAGTTCTTTATACAAAGACTTAATGGAAAATACTGCTTATCTTGAAAGAGAAATTGCAGCATCAAGAAGACTATACAACTCAAAAGTAACTGAATTTAACAAATTACTTTTCACCTTCCCTAGAAACTCAGTAGCTTCTAGAATGAAGCTAACTACCTTCCCATTATTTGCAGCTAGCGAAAAACAATTAGCTGACGTTTCAATGGATAGACTTAACTAA